One part of the Kiritimatiellia bacterium genome encodes these proteins:
- the glgA gene encoding glycogen synthase GlgA, with amino-acid sequence MKIAYVSSEISPFASTGGLGEVAGALPVALAKLGHTVHRFMPCYRTVLEKASRFNREDLRVTVPVGMKQYTAEFLTVNDRGVITWFVRRDEFFDRSQLYNLPERDYEDNFERFVFFQKAVIALIDRLNLAPDVIHLNDWQTGMIPYFLEHGIQGKRRGRREKCMFTIHNIAYQGIYPDADYALTNLPFSAYSVNTFEYYGKINCMKAGITGSDAVTTVSPGYAREILTPEGGFGLDGLLRSVKDRLFGVLNGIDVEVWNPATDPHLPAPYTSSDLKGKAACRRSLAAKMGVLVGEKTKIVGMVSRLVDMKGLDIVAEALPGMMERDLVFVLLGSGEKKYEDLARSWAETFKGRVGVLIGYNAPLSHLITAGSDFMLIPSKSEPCGLTQMYSQRYGTVPIVHSVGGLSDSIRDPDESSEPTGFKFREYTATALLRALDRALEWHKTTKRLELARRMMGLDLSWEKAAKQYLDLYHRIGAPN; translated from the coding sequence ATGAAAATCGCATACGTTTCGAGCGAGATATCACCATTCGCTTCGACAGGAGGCCTGGGCGAGGTTGCGGGGGCGCTGCCGGTTGCGCTCGCCAAGTTGGGTCATACGGTTCATCGGTTCATGCCCTGTTATCGGACAGTGCTGGAGAAGGCGTCCCGCTTCAACCGGGAGGATTTGCGAGTGACCGTGCCCGTCGGCATGAAGCAGTACACCGCTGAATTTCTGACGGTCAATGACCGCGGGGTGATCACCTGGTTCGTGCGACGGGACGAGTTTTTCGACCGTTCCCAGCTCTACAATCTTCCCGAACGCGATTACGAGGACAACTTCGAGCGGTTTGTTTTTTTCCAAAAGGCCGTGATTGCGCTCATTGACCGTCTGAACCTCGCTCCCGATGTCATTCATCTGAATGACTGGCAAACGGGGATGATCCCGTATTTTCTCGAGCACGGTATTCAGGGAAAACGTCGAGGTCGCCGCGAGAAATGCATGTTCACGATACACAACATCGCCTACCAAGGTATTTACCCCGATGCGGATTATGCCCTGACCAATCTGCCCTTCAGCGCCTACTCCGTGAACACTTTTGAATATTACGGAAAGATCAACTGCATGAAGGCGGGCATTACGGGTTCGGATGCGGTAACAACGGTCAGCCCGGGTTACGCGCGTGAAATTCTAACACCTGAGGGGGGATTTGGATTGGATGGTTTGCTGCGGAGCGTGAAGGACCGCCTTTTCGGCGTGTTGAACGGCATCGACGTCGAGGTGTGGAATCCCGCAACGGATCCGCACCTGCCAGCTCCCTATACGTCATCCGATTTGAAGGGCAAGGCAGCTTGCCGGCGCTCGCTTGCTGCCAAAATGGGTGTTCTGGTGGGTGAAAAGACGAAAATCGTCGGAATGGTTTCCCGGCTGGTCGACATGAAAGGCCTTGATATCGTCGCGGAGGCCCTGCCGGGAATGATGGAGCGCGACCTCGTATTTGTTTTGCTGGGCTCCGGGGAAAAGAAATACGAGGATCTGGCGCGATCGTGGGCGGAAACCTTCAAGGGTAGGGTAGGGGTACTTATCGGATACAACGCCCCCCTATCCCACCTTATCACCGCGGGTTCTGATTTCATGCTCATCCCATCAAAATCCGAGCCTTGCGGTTTGACCCAGATGTATAGCCAGCGTTACGGAACTGTTCCGATTGTTCATTCGGTTGGCGGTCTCTCGGACTCCATTCGCGACCCGGATGAATCATCGGAGCCTACGGGCTTTAAGTTCCGCGAATACACAGCAACGGCGTTGCTTCGAGCGCTTGATCGTGCTCTCGAGTGGCACAAAACGACCAAGCGGTTGGAGCTCGCTCGGCGAATGATGGGGCTCGACCTTTCCTGGGAAAAGGCAGCCAAGCAGTATCTGGATTTATACCATCGAATTGGAGCCCCGAATTAG
- the ftsY gene encoding signal recognition particle-docking protein FtsY — MFSWFQALSRTRRQLADAVSRLFQRGAKPDAETLEELEASLILADVPPKMAARFRADLEKGGWEGTQDPRERLRSLLISTLGECPPFDWPRREPVLCIMIVGINGSGKTTTCAKLAHMAKRQGLRPLLGAADTFRAAGSDQLRLWADRIGCEVVVGRTGSDAAATAFDALAAAEARGCNVAIIDTAGRMHTKAPLMEELGKIRRSLAKRLPEAPHEIWMVLDATLGQNALAQARLFHEIVPLTGAILAKLDGSAKGGFVFGIAAELGVPIRYVGLGEGPDDLAVFDPSAFVDALLGLEASIREPHHAGRPDIR; from the coding sequence ATGTTCTCTTGGTTTCAAGCCCTCAGCCGCACGCGGCGGCAGCTCGCGGATGCGGTCAGCCGTCTGTTTCAACGCGGCGCCAAGCCGGACGCGGAGACGCTGGAAGAACTCGAGGCGTCGCTCATTCTCGCCGATGTTCCCCCGAAAATGGCCGCTCGTTTCAGAGCCGATCTTGAAAAAGGCGGGTGGGAAGGAACTCAGGATCCTCGAGAGCGCCTTCGGTCCCTGTTGATCTCTACACTGGGTGAATGTCCGCCGTTCGACTGGCCACGCCGCGAGCCGGTTCTCTGCATCATGATCGTGGGCATCAACGGTTCCGGCAAAACCACGACTTGCGCCAAGCTTGCACACATGGCGAAACGCCAGGGGCTGCGGCCGCTGCTGGGAGCGGCGGACACTTTTCGAGCAGCCGGCTCAGATCAACTTCGGCTTTGGGCAGATCGCATCGGGTGCGAAGTGGTCGTGGGCCGCACTGGCAGCGACGCGGCAGCCACAGCATTTGATGCCCTGGCAGCGGCCGAAGCGCGCGGCTGCAACGTTGCGATCATCGATACGGCAGGTCGAATGCATACGAAGGCGCCGCTGATGGAAGAGCTTGGAAAGATTCGCCGTTCGCTGGCCAAACGCCTGCCGGAAGCGCCACATGAAATCTGGATGGTGCTCGACGCGACGTTGGGTCAGAACGCCCTGGCACAAGCGCGGTTGTTCCATGAGATTGTGCCGCTGACCGGAGCGATTTTGGCCAAGCTGGACGGCTCCGCGAAGGGCGGTTTTGTGTTTGGAATTGCGGCAGAACTCGGCGTCCCCATTCGATATGTCGGACTGGGCGAGGGGCCCGACGACCTTGCTGTCTTCGACCCCTCCGCCTTTGTAGATGCGCTGCTTGGCCTGGAGGCGTCAATTCGGGAACCGCATCATGCCGGTCGACCGGACATCCGTTGA
- a CDS encoding DUF2062 domain-containing protein: MTRRRFAQTVLDLLRQGVSPPKLAASLALGSLIGVIPVLGITTVLCMAVALLFRLNLVAIQLANWLVYPLQIALLYPFYWVGARLFGTGEFELSGSEIFHLLSTDWVMAIREFWDATLRAVAAWLIASLALGPPLYAALGFLLRSAWRSNSSSRVQP, translated from the coding sequence GTGACCCGCCGCCGGTTTGCTCAGACCGTTTTGGATCTCCTTCGACAAGGCGTCAGCCCGCCGAAACTCGCCGCGAGCCTTGCACTAGGCTCTCTGATCGGTGTCATTCCTGTCCTCGGGATTACCACCGTCTTGTGCATGGCCGTGGCCCTTCTATTTCGCTTGAATCTTGTTGCCATCCAACTCGCGAATTGGTTGGTGTATCCGCTTCAAATCGCCCTTCTTTATCCGTTTTATTGGGTCGGCGCTCGCCTTTTCGGCACGGGTGAATTTGAGTTGAGCGGGTCCGAAATCTTTCACCTTCTATCCACGGATTGGGTGATGGCGATTCGGGAATTCTGGGATGCCACGCTTCGTGCGGTTGCCGCGTGGTTGATTGCTTCACTGGCGTTGGGTCCACCTCTTTACGCCGCACTGGGATTTCTACTTCGTAGCGCATGGAGGAGCAACTCCAGTTCCAGGGTGCAGCCATGA
- a CDS encoding DUF1475 domain-containing protein — MDRQKVFFYALFCSIFAAMSWATVRASLDRNVIDATRELIRDPWVVAALFDAYFGFLTFYLWVYYKETRAAARLLWFVAIMLLGNFAMSFYVLRELIRLPPGQPVHLILLRRSHG; from the coding sequence GTGGATAGGCAAAAAGTATTCTTCTACGCTTTGTTTTGTTCGATATTCGCTGCCATGTCGTGGGCGACGGTCCGCGCCAGCCTGGACCGCAACGTCATCGACGCCACGAGGGAACTTATTCGCGATCCCTGGGTTGTGGCAGCTCTCTTCGACGCCTATTTCGGTTTTTTGACCTTCTATCTATGGGTTTATTACAAAGAGACGCGCGCGGCCGCCCGTTTGCTCTGGTTTGTCGCCATCATGCTGCTGGGCAATTTCGCGATGTCATTTTATGTCCTTCGGGAACTCATACGCCTTCCTCCCGGCCAGCCGGTTCACCTCATTCTACTCCGGAGATCGCACGGGTGA
- a CDS encoding riboflavin synthase has product MFTGIVQRTGEIETLERSGGHGRLRVRAGEWEPSISIGESVAVEGICLTVTEARFGVLSFDVLKETFDRTNLGEKKIGSRVNLERALRAGDPIGGHFVTGHVDGVGRVRKLTPIGRDWILEIGCDPELMMQMVGKGSIAVSGVSLTLVDLFDDGFTVHLIPHTWANTSLSELRPGDAVNLETDMIGKYVQRFVRLRTS; this is encoded by the coding sequence ATGTTTACAGGCATAGTTCAGAGAACCGGTGAAATTGAAACCCTAGAACGCAGCGGTGGACACGGCCGGCTTCGCGTGCGCGCCGGTGAATGGGAGCCCTCTATCTCCATTGGCGAAAGCGTAGCGGTCGAGGGAATCTGCCTCACGGTGACGGAAGCCAGATTTGGCGTTTTGAGCTTCGACGTTCTCAAGGAGACATTTGACCGGACGAATCTCGGCGAAAAGAAGATCGGCTCACGCGTGAATTTGGAACGAGCTCTTCGGGCGGGCGATCCGATCGGAGGCCATTTTGTGACCGGGCATGTCGACGGGGTAGGGCGGGTGCGCAAACTGACGCCTATTGGTCGAGACTGGATTCTTGAGATTGGTTGCGATCCGGAGTTGATGATGCAAATGGTGGGAAAAGGCTCGATTGCAGTCAGCGGTGTGAGCCTGACCCTCGTCGATTTATTCGACGATGGATTCACCGTTCACCTGATTCCTCACACGTGGGCGAACACCTCGCTGTCAGAGTTGAGGCCTGGCGACGCCGTCAATTTGGAGACAGATATGATCGGCAAATACGTGCAGCGGTTTGTGCGTCTCCGAACTTCCTGA
- the ribD gene encoding bifunctional diaminohydroxyphosphoribosylaminopyrimidine deaminase/5-amino-6-(5-phosphoribosylamino)uracil reductase RibD, whose protein sequence is MRRAIELARRGEGLTRPNPPVGAVIVKNGGLVAEGYHERAGGPHAEVVALQAAGERSRGADLYVTLEPCSTWGRTPPCTDAILRSGIRRVVAGVADPNPRHGGRGFDLLRASGISVTVGVLEQECARLIEPFACLQRLGRPFVTLKLAMTLDGRIADERGRSRWISGEQARNAVHRLRARVDGIMVGRATAALDNPTLLPNPSDGRRPWRIVLDPKGRLPFSLRLFRDRYREQTLVLVSPEAPREFREMCATRGIHLAELPAPDGRFRMRRVLGVLGSMGLLHVVCEGGGELAGSLIRERLVDEAWFFYAPKVLGASGRPSIGGGWRLHRAPLWRVERVEQLDPDILVIARPLRGSQKGGLCLQA, encoded by the coding sequence ATGCGCCGAGCGATCGAGCTGGCGAGGCGGGGCGAAGGGCTCACGAGGCCCAACCCCCCGGTGGGCGCAGTTATCGTCAAAAACGGCGGACTGGTGGCCGAAGGCTACCATGAGCGGGCGGGGGGTCCGCACGCTGAAGTGGTCGCGCTGCAGGCGGCCGGTGAACGTTCGCGGGGGGCTGACCTATATGTCACGCTGGAACCTTGCAGCACGTGGGGCAGAACTCCGCCGTGCACAGACGCCATCCTACGGTCGGGCATCCGACGTGTAGTTGCAGGTGTAGCTGATCCCAATCCACGGCACGGCGGGCGAGGTTTCGATTTGCTTCGGGCGTCCGGCATCTCCGTGACTGTCGGCGTCTTGGAACAGGAATGTGCGCGGCTGATTGAGCCGTTTGCTTGCCTGCAGAGACTGGGCCGGCCCTTTGTCACGCTCAAGCTCGCAATGACGCTGGACGGCAGAATTGCGGACGAGCGGGGCCGTTCGCGCTGGATCAGCGGCGAGCAGGCCCGAAACGCCGTGCATCGCCTTCGCGCGCGTGTCGACGGAATCATGGTTGGCCGCGCAACCGCCGCGCTCGACAATCCGACCCTTTTGCCGAATCCCTCTGATGGACGGCGGCCCTGGCGGATCGTGCTCGATCCCAAGGGACGATTGCCCTTTTCGCTCCGGCTGTTTCGCGATCGGTATCGTGAGCAGACACTGGTGCTGGTTTCCCCCGAGGCCCCCCGCGAGTTTCGTGAAATGTGCGCCACGCGGGGCATTCACCTTGCTGAGCTTCCCGCGCCGGACGGTCGGTTTCGTATGCGCCGAGTCCTCGGAGTGTTGGGCTCCATGGGACTTCTGCACGTCGTGTGCGAAGGCGGCGGAGAGCTGGCCGGCTCGTTGATCCGCGAGCGATTGGTCGACGAGGCGTGGTTTTTCTACGCGCCCAAAGTACTGGGCGCTTCGGGCAGGCCATCGATTGGCGGTGGATGGCGACTCCATAGGGCGCCGTTGTGGCGCGTAGAACGCGTGGAACAACTGGATCCCGATATCCTCGTGATTGCCCGACCGCTGCGCGGCTCACAGAAAGGAGGCTTATGTTTACAGGCATAG
- a CDS encoding VacB/RNase II family 3'-5' exoribonuclease — translation MASRASLENRLLQLMADPAYQPLKQHDLIRELGVQPRDRSSFRALLRDLEKAGRIVRLRKNRWSLPQATRYVEARITSLPGGDAIATAADDPAREFHIDRTHLAGALHGDRVLLELFRRRMRDGVERHQARVVRVIERFLRKIPGVLIRGPYYWYVIPDHPRIRDNIRVTGAASGITLRENFHVVVELAPWEGPGEGLLGNVVEILGRSDDPKLPVRILLRNYQLEEAFDDDVERTARSRSAKLTEDDLAGREDARALIAFTIDPEDARDFDDAVSLVSISDGWELGVHIADVSHFVPLGSAVDREAARRGNSVYLTGGFVPMLPHYLTSDVCSLAPRIDRLTYSVWIRIDNNGKVLGHRIAPSIIHSRARLDYDQVQQHFDRPSSSTIPSEIRETLEAMWSLAATLRRRRMALGALDLSMPEIKCELDESGRPAVIRRRGALQAYHLIEEFMLLANVAVAEELSARRSPALYRIHDEPSEEQWAAMAESLAKLGIRHAPSNKSEINQICAEVAGTPREYIVNLTILRHLKRALYSERLSGHFGLGFPKYTHFTSPIRRYPDLIVHRLLKSLQAGRRPPYTREELQVLADHCSTTERNADEAEAESLRQACLTYYEAQLQAGRTGPYEALITGVNPRGLLIELQESLQRGMILFRDMRDGDFIVDEEAGRARSRDRQRVYRIGDTVQVDLLRVDTRRQRIDFTLADPASRGAPPEGRRGRHRIR, via the coding sequence ATGGCTTCCAGAGCAAGCTTGGAAAATCGGTTGCTGCAACTAATGGCGGACCCCGCCTATCAGCCGCTAAAGCAGCATGACCTGATTCGCGAGCTGGGCGTCCAACCTCGCGATCGATCATCATTCCGCGCTCTTCTGCGCGACCTGGAAAAGGCAGGCCGCATTGTCCGGCTCCGTAAAAATCGTTGGTCGCTGCCGCAGGCGACGAGGTATGTCGAAGCGCGAATTACGTCTCTGCCCGGCGGCGATGCGATTGCGACGGCCGCCGATGACCCCGCGCGCGAATTTCACATCGACCGCACCCATCTCGCCGGCGCACTGCACGGCGACCGCGTGTTGCTCGAACTTTTTCGGCGCCGCATGCGCGACGGTGTCGAACGGCATCAGGCCCGGGTCGTGCGCGTCATTGAACGCTTTCTGCGAAAAATTCCCGGCGTCCTTATCCGCGGGCCCTATTATTGGTATGTCATTCCGGACCACCCGCGGATTCGGGACAACATCCGCGTCACCGGGGCAGCTTCAGGCATCACGCTTCGGGAGAATTTCCACGTTGTGGTTGAACTGGCGCCGTGGGAGGGACCAGGCGAGGGGCTTCTCGGCAACGTGGTTGAGATCCTGGGCAGGTCGGACGACCCGAAGCTCCCCGTCCGGATCCTTCTGCGGAACTACCAACTTGAAGAGGCGTTTGACGACGACGTCGAGCGTACCGCTCGAAGCCGAAGTGCAAAACTTACCGAGGATGACCTTGCAGGCCGCGAAGATGCGCGAGCCCTCATCGCATTCACCATTGATCCCGAAGATGCGCGTGATTTTGACGATGCCGTCTCGCTGGTCTCCATCTCGGATGGATGGGAATTGGGGGTGCATATCGCCGACGTATCCCATTTTGTGCCCCTGGGCTCGGCGGTCGACCGCGAGGCGGCCCGCCGCGGAAACAGTGTCTACCTCACGGGCGGCTTTGTGCCCATGCTGCCGCATTATTTGACGTCCGACGTCTGCAGTCTGGCGCCAAGGATCGACCGCCTTACCTATTCCGTCTGGATTCGGATTGACAACAACGGAAAGGTTCTCGGGCACCGAATTGCTCCTTCCATTATCCATTCGCGTGCGCGCCTGGACTATGATCAGGTGCAGCAACATTTCGACCGCCCCTCCTCCTCGACCATACCTTCGGAAATCCGCGAAACGTTGGAGGCCATGTGGTCGCTGGCTGCTACTCTTCGAAGGCGTCGTATGGCGCTGGGAGCTCTCGACCTTTCGATGCCGGAGATCAAATGCGAGCTTGATGAAAGCGGGCGCCCGGCGGTGATTCGCAGGCGCGGAGCACTCCAGGCGTACCATCTTATCGAGGAATTCATGTTGCTGGCAAATGTCGCTGTCGCCGAGGAATTGTCCGCCCGGCGATCGCCGGCCCTATACAGGATCCATGATGAGCCATCGGAGGAACAATGGGCGGCCATGGCCGAGAGCCTTGCGAAGCTGGGAATTCGGCACGCTCCTTCAAACAAGTCGGAAATCAATCAGATCTGCGCGGAAGTTGCCGGAACGCCGCGGGAATACATCGTGAATTTGACTATCCTTCGTCACCTCAAACGGGCGCTTTACTCCGAGAGACTTTCCGGCCATTTCGGGCTGGGATTTCCCAAATACACGCACTTCACCTCGCCCATTCGCCGTTATCCGGATTTGATTGTTCACCGTCTCCTCAAATCCCTTCAGGCAGGCCGCCGGCCTCCCTACACACGGGAAGAATTGCAGGTTCTTGCCGATCACTGTTCCACCACGGAGCGCAACGCCGATGAGGCGGAAGCAGAGAGCCTCCGCCAAGCTTGCCTGACCTACTACGAGGCCCAACTTCAAGCCGGCCGCACAGGGCCCTATGAGGCGCTGATAACCGGCGTCAATCCCCGCGGACTTCTCATCGAACTTCAGGAATCCCTACAACGAGGGATGATCCTGTTTCGTGACATGAGGGATGGCGACTTCATCGTGGACGAGGAGGCGGGCCGGGCGCGGTCACGGGATCGCCAACGCGTTTACCGCATCGGCGACACGGTGCAAGTGGATCTGCTCCGCGTGGATACCCGGCGACAAAGAATAGACTTCACTCTGGCTGATCCGGCTAGTCGCGGAGCGCCGCCCGAAGGCCGTCGCGGGCGTCATCGAATCAGGTAA
- a CDS encoding DUF1295 domain-containing protein produces the protein MNGWMLMIEGCAAAMIAMVFLWLIQRRIGNAGIVDVAWAAGIGSLFVIFAALGEGPTAHRLAIAIMGGLWGLRLAVHIHRRGHGKPEDGRYAELRRKWGPDFQPKLLAFYQLQALTIAFFSLPAALISTSPSDLVWAAWNSAGLIIWAVGWIGEWIADAQLEAFKRDPMKTESVCQRGLWRYSRHPNYFFEWLVWVGIAIFCLPAPQGWLAAACPAAMLYVLLRVTGIPATEAQALRSKGEAYRRYQQQTSMFVPWPPRKDVI, from the coding sequence ATGAATGGATGGATGTTGATGATTGAAGGCTGTGCGGCCGCCATGATCGCCATGGTTTTCTTGTGGTTGATTCAGCGGAGAATCGGCAATGCCGGAATTGTCGACGTCGCGTGGGCAGCCGGAATCGGTTCCCTGTTTGTGATCTTCGCCGCGCTCGGTGAAGGACCAACTGCCCACCGCCTTGCGATCGCGATCATGGGAGGCCTATGGGGTTTGCGACTCGCCGTTCACATTCATCGACGTGGCCACGGCAAGCCGGAAGATGGGCGGTACGCGGAATTAAGGCGGAAATGGGGTCCGGATTTCCAACCCAAGCTCCTCGCGTTTTATCAGCTTCAGGCCCTAACGATCGCTTTTTTTTCGCTGCCCGCAGCGCTCATCTCGACATCGCCCTCGGACCTCGTATGGGCCGCGTGGAACTCGGCGGGGCTGATCATCTGGGCCGTCGGCTGGATTGGGGAATGGATTGCGGACGCCCAACTAGAAGCATTCAAGCGGGATCCGATGAAAACAGAAAGCGTATGCCAAAGAGGCCTCTGGCGATATTCACGCCATCCGAATTACTTCTTTGAATGGCTTGTCTGGGTTGGAATCGCCATTTTTTGCCTGCCTGCTCCACAAGGATGGCTGGCTGCGGCCTGTCCTGCAGCCATGTTATATGTGTTGCTCAGAGTGACCGGAATCCCGGCCACGGAGGCACAGGCGCTGCGGTCAAAGGGTGAGGCATACCGACGCTACCAGCAGCAGACCAGCATGTTCGTTCCGTGGCCTCCCCGAAAGGACGTCATATGA
- a CDS encoding C4-type zinc ribbon domain-containing protein, whose amino-acid sequence MLTSIEQLLVLQDRDRRIKQLKREIEDIPARKKLHEKALQEHKAALNAAHEALKKNAAAIKAIDLEIESLRQKIGKLRAQQNTVRTNEEYRALDREIAATEKAIRDEEDREIQLMEETEGLRANLALIEQKYKSEAAVFESEARALDQRLANLRAELERAAAERSELAKQVDPAWLSRYERVLNHTGDFAVVPVDRGSCGGCHMQLPPQSVHDAKRGTVMTSCSYCGRLLYWRG is encoded by the coding sequence ATGTTGACATCGATTGAACAGTTGCTTGTTCTCCAGGACCGCGACCGGCGGATCAAACAGCTCAAGCGTGAAATTGAGGATATTCCGGCGCGGAAAAAGCTGCACGAGAAGGCGTTGCAGGAACACAAGGCTGCGCTGAACGCGGCGCATGAAGCGCTGAAAAAAAACGCTGCTGCGATCAAAGCCATCGACTTGGAGATCGAATCCCTACGCCAAAAGATTGGTAAACTCCGCGCCCAACAAAACACTGTTCGGACGAACGAGGAATATCGCGCTCTGGACCGGGAGATCGCTGCGACGGAAAAGGCCATTCGGGACGAGGAGGATCGGGAAATTCAATTGATGGAAGAGACCGAAGGGCTGCGCGCGAACCTGGCTTTGATCGAGCAGAAGTATAAGTCGGAGGCTGCAGTGTTCGAGAGCGAGGCCCGAGCGCTGGATCAGCGGCTTGCGAATCTTCGCGCGGAGCTGGAGAGGGCTGCTGCAGAGCGGTCGGAGCTAGCGAAACAGGTCGATCCGGCATGGCTATCCCGCTATGAACGCGTCCTCAACCATACTGGCGATTTTGCCGTCGTTCCCGTGGACAGAGGATCGTGCGGCGGCTGTCACATGCAGTTGCCGCCGCAATCGGTGCACGACGCCAAGCGAGGAACGGTTATGACGAGCTGTTCCTATTGCGGTCGTCTCTTGTATTGGCGCGGGTGA
- a CDS encoding cyclopropane-fatty-acyl-phospholipid synthase family protein yields the protein MRPWALIERGWIPDPILRWGIRRLLSKRLEIEAARASDLPRWIESLKRGPIAIHSDAANRQHYELPTSFFQTVLGPRLKYSCCLWSEGAEDLAAAEEAMLSLTCRRAEVADGQRILELGCGWGSLALYIAEHYPNSKIVAVSNSRTQRLFIEEKIRERRLKNLEVITADMNDFQAPGTFDRVISVEMFEHMRNYEELLARIRRWLVPNGRLFVHIFCHDRYAYPFEAEGDDDWMAKYFFTGGVMPSFDLLSRFDRDMRLVESWKVNGLNYAQTLEAWLKRMDSSRDAIWPIFEGVYGKKDAQRWWMYWRIFFMACAELFAYRGGEEWYVGHYLLAPRDVG from the coding sequence ATGAGACCTTGGGCTTTGATCGAAAGGGGATGGATCCCCGACCCGATTTTGCGATGGGGTATTCGGCGTCTCCTTTCAAAGCGTCTGGAAATCGAGGCGGCCCGGGCCAGCGATTTGCCTCGATGGATCGAAAGCCTAAAACGCGGTCCGATTGCCATCCATTCGGATGCGGCGAATCGGCAGCACTACGAACTCCCGACCTCTTTTTTCCAGACCGTTCTGGGGCCTCGTCTGAAATATAGTTGTTGTCTGTGGTCCGAGGGCGCAGAGGATCTCGCCGCAGCAGAGGAGGCCATGCTGAGTCTCACTTGCCGGCGGGCTGAAGTTGCAGATGGCCAACGCATTCTTGAACTCGGCTGCGGGTGGGGCTCGCTTGCCCTGTACATCGCCGAACACTATCCGAATTCGAAGATTGTTGCGGTTTCGAATTCCAGGACACAGAGACTCTTCATCGAAGAAAAAATCCGCGAGCGCCGACTGAAAAATCTCGAGGTGATCACGGCAGATATGAATGACTTTCAGGCGCCCGGCACATTCGATCGCGTCATCTCTGTCGAGATGTTCGAGCATATGCGAAATTATGAGGAGCTGCTGGCTCGAATTCGTCGCTGGCTCGTGCCGAATGGCCGACTATTTGTGCACATTTTTTGCCATGACCGTTATGCCTATCCGTTCGAGGCGGAGGGGGATGACGATTGGATGGCCAAATACTTTTTCACCGGAGGCGTCATGCCGTCCTTTGATTTGTTGAGCCGATTCGACCGCGATATGCGGCTGGTCGAATCCTGGAAGGTCAACGGCCTCAATTATGCACAAACCCTTGAAGCGTGGTTGAAGCGGATGGATTCATCACGTGATGCCATTTGGCCGATTTTTGAAGGCGTTTATGGTAAAAAGGATGCCCAGCGTTGGTGGATGTATTGGCGGATCTTTTTCATGGCCTGCGCTGAACTCTTTGCCTATCGGGGCGGCGAAGAATGGTACGTGGGCCACTATCTTTTGGCTCCAAGAGATGTCGGCTAG